One Streptomyces sp. B21-105 genomic region harbors:
- a CDS encoding TerD family protein, translating to MQKGSNVPVPTTALRVELGRRSGPGVPDADASALLLLAGKVRSDADFVFYNQPAHSSGAVRHEGKRDAEGRVTDSILVDLARVEPAIETVVLAASSDGGSFGQIPDLYIEVRDAARDAVVARFDSAGATVETAFVLGEFYRRQGAWKFRAVGQGYGSGLEGLATDFGITVDEPQHAAPPVPPPASAPQPPVPSAPVTPTPPPQQPTMPAFPVTVPPPVHQAPPPPTAPPAAPGATGAPIRLTKVTLTKAAPSVSLTKQGGTSGALRVNLNWEVRKQFSGWGSKRGRAVALHNDLDLDLCALFELADGRKGVVQALGNAFGSLHQPPYIHLDGDDRTGAVSSGENLTVNLDRKNDFRRILVFVTIYEGARSFADLHATVTLQPQFGAPVDFSLDECTVPSTVCVLALITNQGGDLVVQREARYLVPERGVSPQRTVDHAYGWGMNWTPGRK from the coding sequence ATGCAGAAGGGGTCCAATGTCCCGGTCCCGACCACGGCGCTGCGCGTCGAACTGGGTCGGCGCTCCGGACCGGGCGTTCCCGACGCCGACGCGTCGGCGCTGCTCCTGCTGGCCGGAAAGGTCCGCTCCGACGCCGACTTCGTCTTCTACAACCAGCCCGCGCACTCCTCCGGCGCCGTCCGCCACGAGGGCAAACGCGACGCCGAGGGGCGGGTGACCGACAGCATCCTCGTCGACCTCGCGCGCGTGGAGCCCGCGATCGAGACCGTCGTCCTGGCCGCTTCGTCGGACGGCGGCTCCTTCGGTCAGATCCCGGACCTCTACATCGAGGTGCGGGACGCGGCGCGGGACGCGGTGGTGGCGCGGTTCGACAGCGCCGGGGCCACCGTTGAAACCGCTTTCGTGCTGGGCGAGTTCTACCGCCGTCAGGGCGCCTGGAAGTTCCGCGCCGTCGGACAGGGCTACGGCAGCGGACTCGAGGGCCTGGCCACGGACTTCGGCATCACCGTGGACGAGCCGCAACACGCCGCGCCCCCCGTTCCGCCGCCGGCCTCCGCTCCGCAGCCCCCGGTTCCGTCGGCCCCCGTGACCCCGACGCCGCCGCCCCAGCAGCCGACGATGCCCGCCTTCCCCGTCACGGTGCCCCCGCCCGTCCACCAGGCCCCGCCGCCCCCCACCGCCCCGCCCGCGGCGCCGGGCGCGACGGGCGCGCCCATCAGGCTGACCAAGGTGACGCTCACCAAGGCCGCCCCGTCGGTGTCCCTGACCAAACAGGGCGGCACGTCGGGCGCCCTGCGCGTCAACCTCAACTGGGAGGTGCGCAAGCAGTTCTCCGGATGGGGCAGCAAGCGCGGGCGGGCGGTCGCGCTGCACAACGACCTCGACCTCGACCTGTGCGCCCTGTTCGAACTCGCCGACGGCCGCAAGGGCGTGGTCCAGGCCCTGGGCAACGCCTTCGGCTCGCTGCACCAGCCGCCGTACATCCACCTCGACGGCGACGACCGCACGGGCGCCGTGTCGAGCGGTGAGAACCTCACGGTCAACCTCGACCGAAAGAACGACTTCCGGCGCATCCTGGTATTCGTGACCATCTACGAGGGCGCCCGCTCGTTCGCCGACCTGCACGCCACGGTCACGCTGCAACCCCAGTTCGGCGCACCGGTCGACTTCTCCCTGGACGAGTGCACCGTTCCGTCGACCGTCTGCGTACTGGCGCTCATCACCAACCAGGGCGGCGACCTCGTCGTCCAGCGCGAGGCCCGCTACCTGGTGCCCGAGCGCGGCGTGAGCCCGCAGCGCACCGTCGACCACGCCTACGGGTGGGGCATGAACTGGACCCCGGGCCGCAAATAG